The DNA region TCTTCCATCAGGATTATCATTTGAAGCTATAGGCTCTTTATCTCCGAAACCTCTATAAGATAATTTATCATGCTCAAGTTTTGGCAATATATAATCTGCTACAGTTTTTGCTCTTTTTTCTGATAGGGCTTGATTGTAATTTGCTTCTCCTGTATTATCAGTATGCCCCTCAACTATGATTTCTCTGTCTGGATAAGTTTGTTTAATAGCATTTATAATATTATCAACAGTGTCTTTTGCATCTTCTTTTAGTGTATAAGAATCTGTATCAAATAAAATCTCTCCAAGTCTAATTACTAACCCTTCAGGAACAGTATCAACTACAACATCATCATTAAGATTATCTTCTAATTTTTTTCTGTTTAACTCATTTTCTTCTTCTGTAATAGTGCTGTAAATTTTATAAGTGCTTATAATATTCATCTTGTATTGCAAGCTAAGATAAGATAAGTTTTTACCATATCCGAATAATATTTGATATCTCTCGGTTTGTGATACTGGTATATTCTTATTCATATCCCATAAAAAAGTTCCATAATTAAAACCATATATTCTTTCAGGATAACCATTTCTAGAAAGCCCAGCTTGAAGCAAATCTTTATCAGTCATAATATGATATTGTATAACGGCAAGAGGGTCATTATTTTCATTTGTTTCAATGTTTGCAAATAAATAATCAGCAGATAATGCCATAGCAAGATTAGGAGCATTATTGACTTTTACTATCTCCATAGCTTCACTATTCCAAGAATGTGTGAGAGATATTTCTTTATATGGAAAAGTAGGAATATGCCTTACATTCGGCATAAAATAATTATAAGGCACTTCAAATTTACCATTAGTGTGTATTATAAAATCGCTTGAATACTCTTCTTCCAAATGAAAAACACTGTTTCCATCATATAGCCTAAAAATTTTAAATACACCGCTAACTCTATATCCGCCTTTAGGAGCTATCGCTATAACTGTTAAATCTACAATGTTTCTTTCTTTATAAGTTTTTTTTAATAATCCGTTTTCATAATATTCTACATCAGCAGTTTTTACAGATTCAATTCTCTCTCCAACTTTGAGATTCCAAAAGAACTTATGAGATATTGTTTGAGTATAAGAAATATTAAAAATAAATATTGTTAAAATTAATATAAATTTTATTTTACTCATATTAACCTTTATTTTTCATTCTCTTTTTCTCTTCTTTCATTTTCTGTTTTTTAGCTCTCTGTTCTAATTTTAATTTTAATTTATCCAAAGCCTTAGATTCTTTCTTAATATCTTCTTCAGTTTTTTCTGTCTTAAATGAAATAACAGATTTATATAATTGTAAGAATATATATTGTAGCTCTTTAATTCTCTTATCCATAGTCTCCATACTAGCACTGCTCGCATTAGACAATTCACTTACATTTTCTATAGAGCTAACAAGCCTTTTAATATCATTCTCAGTAGCATTAACAACATTAACTACATCTTCAGCCAATTTATCAACGCTTGTTATGTTCTGTCCAACAGTAGAACTCATCTGCATCTGTTTTATAGATAATTCCTGAATATATTCAGTAATGCTATTTAAGTTTGAAATATTGTATAATATATCCCTTCTTCCAATATCAAGTTCATCATTAGCATTAGATATATTAGCAATTAAGTCGGCAATAGTGTTAGAACCCTCAAGTATTTTCTCCATAGATTCAGAACTCTTAAATGCTAAAGATACAGTATGGTCAATAGCTTGTGTAGTCTCTTCAATAATGTCATCAATTATTTTAGAGTTTTCATCGGTATCTTCAGCCAATTTTCTAATTTTATCAGCAACAACTGTAAAACCTCTACCATGTTCACCAGCATGAGCAGCCTCGATAGCAGCGTTCATTGCAAGTAGGTTAGTTTGTTCTGCTATGTTATGAATAACCTGTGTGATGTTTGTAATCTGTTTTGAATATTCTTTAATACTTTGAATAGACTCTGTAACAGATTCACCTATATTACTTCCATCTTGTGCTTCTGTGTATAATACTTTAGCATAAGTGTTTGCTTTATTTGCTCCTTGGCTCACTGTAACAATGTTTGCTATCATTTGCTGAACTGATGTACTTGTTTTTGATATTGCTTCAGATTGTGATTTTATTTTTTCTGTTATGTCATTAATATTATCTAATAATAACTGTATAGTTTCATTAACAGAATTAAATTTAGTTCTTTGCATGAAACTCACTCTTGCAGCATTAGATGATGATTCTGATATTTTTGAGGAGTTTTCAAATTCTCTTTCGAACTCTTTGTATATAGTATTAAAATCACTAATACTCATACTAATAGAAGCTCTCATGTTTTGTATGTTTCCAGTCATAGTATAAGCATTGTTTTTAATAGTTACAATGATGTTTTGCATTTTATCCAAGAACTTATTGAACGAATATACCAATTCTCCTGTTTCATTATTGTTAACTATAGGAAGTCTTATTGTTAAATCACCTGAACCTTCACTGAGTGATTCAGATACGTTTTTAGCGGCAACTAAAGTTCTTCTTAAGTTGTATATCAATAATATTATAGATATTGAGAATATTAATAGTCCTGCATATATGAATAAGTTTGCTATAGATAATACTTCCCTAAAAGCAACATCTGTTTGATATGCAGGCTTATAACTCCAACTATTTATTACATATATATCATTAAATATTTGATATTTTACAAATAATAAATTCAGTGCTTCATCATAAAATATTTTAGCATCTGTAATACTGTTTATTTTACTGTTATTTTGCTCATCTCTAATTTTAAGCGAACTAGTAACGTTTCCTAATATATTTTGCATATTTTGAAGTTCATTAGGATTATTAAAAGCATTAATATTATATTCTCTATCTGTAATAAATATATTTAAATTATCTTTATAAAGATTATTATTTAATAAGTCTTCATATATTGAAGTTTTTAATTCTAATAAAATAAAACCTATATTATTATTATTATAAATAATAGGATTATAAACAAAAAAAGTATCATTATATTTTATAATATTAACATAATAATTAGTTTCACTAGTTAATAGATTTAATTTATTTCTCTGTATATTAGGCGTATAATTAGTATATACTCTAGTAACACTATTATCTTTATAACCGAAATCCACATATAAGTTTCTTGCAGTAGTATCATCTATATTCATTCCTATATTATCTAGGTTTGAAAAGTATATAGCGAAAGATATTATATCAGGGTCATTTACATATTGTTTTTTTATGTAATTGTTAATTATATTTATATTATCATTAAAGTCATTATTATTTCTAGGATAATTATTTATATAGTATGATAGTGCAGTAGTAACATTAATATATTTATCTATTCTTCTTGAGAACTCATTTACGAAATCATTAGCATATTCTCTTTTTAATGAAGCATTTGAAGCAGAGTAGTGATAAGACTCAGCCCTATAATGCATACCATTAACTAATGTAATTATGAATATAACTACAGATATCAATATAGGCACCAAACTATAACCCATAGGTAAATAATATTCTTTAGAGCCAGTTTTTCTATATAAAGGTCCAACTAAGAAGTTAAAAGAAATAGAAGCAAGCCCCATAGAGAAAGTTATAAGGAATATTACCATTATGAGTCTTATATTAAGTATCTCAAATAATGTTATACTTCCTTCTATTAAGTAAGTAGCATACGATACTATAGCAACTAGTACAACAGCAAAGCCCGTCTTTATGACATACAGCCTTCCAAGCATAACAGCACTTTTTCTCTCTGCCTTTATACAATCAAGAAATAAACTTATAGAAGTTGCTAATGCTATTAATACAATAAATAAATATATGTATCCTCTTAAAGAACTTCCCAACTGATATATAGTTCTTAATAGTATAGAGTATAATTCAACTGATATAACAGCAACTATTAAGAAATGTATTGGTATATAGAACTTTAATTTATTTTTTCTAGAAATTTCTTTTTTATTTAATAGCATATAAACAACCTAAAGTATTATTATTGTTTTAATTATCGGTAAGGCTGTATTAATATTTAAGCATTTATAGTTTTAGCTTTAGCAATAGCTTCTTCTATAGAGCCTACCAATCTAAATGCCTGGTCTGGTAAATCATCATAATCACCATTACAAATTCCTTTAAAACTTCTAATAGTGTCTTCCAATTTAACATATCTTCCTTGAAGCCCTGTAAATTGTTCTGCTACAAAGAAAGGCTGACTTAAGAATTGTTCTATTTTTCTAGCACGTGATACTGTTAATTTATCATCTTCAGAAAGTTCATCAGCACCCAATATTGCAATAATATCTTGTAAATCTCTATATCTTTGTAGTATATGTTGAACTTTTCTAGCTACTTCATAATGTTCTTTACCTAATACTATAGGGTCTAATATTCTGCTTGTTGAAGCTAGAGGGTCTACTGCAGGATAAATACCTTTTTCACTTACTTCCCTAGAGAGTACAGTTGTAGCGTCTAAGTGAGTGAAAGCTGTAGCAGGAGCAGGGTCTGTTAAGTCATCTGCAGGTACATATACTGCTTGTATTGAAGTAATTGAACCATGCTTAGTAGAAGTTATTCTCTCTTGCAAAGCACCCATTTCTGTAGCTAGGGTAGGCTGATAACCAACTGCTGAAGGCATACGTCCAAGCAATGCAGAAACCTCACTTCCAGCTTGAGTAAATCTAAATATATTATCTATAAATAAAAGTACATCTAAATTAGCAGAATCTCTAAAATATTCAGCCATAGTAAGAGCAG from Brachyspira pilosicoli P43/6/78 includes:
- a CDS encoding OmpA family protein, translated to MSKIKFILILTIFIFNISYTQTISHKFFWNLKVGERIESVKTADVEYYENGLLKKTYKERNIVDLTVIAIAPKGGYRVSGVFKIFRLYDGNSVFHLEEEYSSDFIIHTNGKFEVPYNYFMPNVRHIPTFPYKEISLTHSWNSEAMEIVKVNNAPNLAMALSADYLFANIETNENNDPLAVIQYHIMTDKDLLQAGLSRNGYPERIYGFNYGTFLWDMNKNIPVSQTERYQILFGYGKNLSYLSLQYKMNIISTYKIYSTITEEENELNRKKLEDNLNDDVVVDTVPEGLVIRLGEILFDTDSYTLKEDAKDTVDNIINAIKQTYPDREIIVEGHTDNTGEANYNQALSEKRAKTVADYILPKLEHDKLSYRGFGDKEPIASNDNPDGRQKNRRVDIIIKLR
- a CDS encoding methyl-accepting chemotaxis protein, whose amino-acid sequence is MLLNKKEISRKNKLKFYIPIHFLIVAVISVELYSILLRTIYQLGSSLRGYIYLFIVLIALATSISLFLDCIKAERKSAVMLGRLYVIKTGFAVVLVAIVSYATYLIEGSITLFEILNIRLIMVIFLITFSMGLASISFNFLVGPLYRKTGSKEYYLPMGYSLVPILISVVIFIITLVNGMHYRAESYHYSASNASLKREYANDFVNEFSRRIDKYINVTTALSYYINNYPRNNNDFNDNINIINNYIKKQYVNDPDIISFAIYFSNLDNIGMNIDDTTARNLYVDFGYKDNSVTRVYTNYTPNIQRNKLNLLTSETNYYVNIIKYNDTFFVYNPIIYNNNNIGFILLELKTSIYEDLLNNNLYKDNLNIFITDREYNINAFNNPNELQNMQNILGNVTSSLKIRDEQNNSKINSITDAKIFYDEALNLLFVKYQIFNDIYVINSWSYKPAYQTDVAFREVLSIANLFIYAGLLIFSISIILLIYNLRRTLVAAKNVSESLSEGSGDLTIRLPIVNNNETGELVYSFNKFLDKMQNIIVTIKNNAYTMTGNIQNMRASISMSISDFNTIYKEFEREFENSSKISESSSNAARVSFMQRTKFNSVNETIQLLLDNINDITEKIKSQSEAISKTSTSVQQMIANIVTVSQGANKANTYAKVLYTEAQDGSNIGESVTESIQSIKEYSKQITNITQVIHNIAEQTNLLAMNAAIEAAHAGEHGRGFTVVADKIRKLAEDTDENSKIIDDIIEETTQAIDHTVSLAFKSSESMEKILEGSNTIADLIANISNANDELDIGRRDILYNISNLNSITEYIQELSIKQMQMSSTVGQNITSVDKLAEDVVNVVNATENDIKRLVSSIENVSELSNASSASMETMDKRIKELQYIFLQLYKSVISFKTEKTEEDIKKESKALDKLKLKLEQRAKKQKMKEEKKRMKNKG
- the atpD gene encoding F0F1 ATP synthase subunit beta, which encodes MIEGKKGKVIQVVGSTLDAEFEEGHLPAILNALYIDKEVEGIKRHIVCEVQQHLGSGRVRAIALESTDGISRGDEIIDTGNHIMVPVGNETIGRIFNVLGQTVDKGEPIKAKEYRSIHANPPKFDALEPKLEIFETGIKVIDLLAPYIKGGKTGLFGGAGVGKTVLIMELIHNIASEHGGYSVFAGVGERTREGNDLWSEMKESGVINKTCLVYGQMNEPPGARLRVALTALTMAEYFRDSANLDVLLFIDNIFRFTQAGSEVSALLGRMPSAVGYQPTLATEMGALQERITSTKHGSITSIQAVYVPADDLTDPAPATAFTHLDATTVLSREVSEKGIYPAVDPLASTSRILDPIVLGKEHYEVARKVQHILQRYRDLQDIIAILGADELSEDDKLTVSRARKIEQFLSQPFFVAEQFTGLQGRYVKLEDTIRSFKGICNGDYDDLPDQAFRLVGSIEEAIAKAKTINA